From the Pseudomonadota bacterium genome, one window contains:
- a CDS encoding nucleotidyltransferase domain-containing protein translates to MQIDVFKRLSREVFGLEAHLLLFGSRVDEQRRGGDIDLYVTGFDRPAKQQLDARLRFLSRAKLELGEQRIDLVFAPAPGQSYAPIHLVAESTGVCL, encoded by the coding sequence ATGCAAATAGACGTTTTTAAACGGTTAAGTCGTGAGGTTTTTGGTCTGGAAGCACACTTGCTTCTGTTCGGCTCCCGGGTTGACGAACAGCGGCGTGGTGGTGATATAGATTTATATGTGACTGGTTTTGATCGACCGGCAAAACAACAGCTGGATGCCAGGTTACGTTTTTTATCCAGGGCGAAACTGGAACTCGGTGAACAGCGTATTGATCTGGTTTTTGCCCCGGCCCCGGGTCAATCTTATGCTCCGATCCATCTTGTGGCGGAAAGTACGGGGGTATGTTTATGA